The segment TGGACGATATCGAAAACGCCTATGCGGCGGCGGATCTCTTCGCTTTTCTGCCGATCTATGAACCGTCTGCGAATGTGGTTTTTGAAGCGCTCGCCGCCGGCCTGCCGGTCGTGACTTCTTCGCTGAACGGAGCCAGCGAACTGATCCGGAATGGCGTCAGCGGCACGGTACTCGCCGATCCTTCAAACGCGGATGCGGTCGCCGAAGCGATCGGATATTGGTTTGCACGGCGCGCTCGGCCCGATGCACTCGCCGGCGTCGATCTCAGCCTGGAACGAAATGTCCGCGAGACGATCTCGGTCCTCGAACTGGCCGCGCGCGAAAAGTCGCGATGAAGATTTCGTTTTGCCTCATCACGCTGAACGAGGAGGAGAACTTGCCTCGATGTCTCCGCAGTTGCGCGGAACTGGCGGACGAAATCGTCGTGCTGGATTCCGGGAGCACCGACGCCACTTCAAGAATCACTGCCGACTTTGGAGCGCGCTGGCACGTTCAGGAGTGGGCCGGCTACGTTGGGCAAAAAAATCATGCGCTGGCTCTCGCTCGGCATGAGTGGGTCTTCAGCATCGACGCGGACGAAGAATTGTCGCCGCTGCTTCGCGAGGAACTCACCGCCTTGAAGGCCAACGGCC is part of the Verrucomicrobiota bacterium genome and harbors:
- a CDS encoding glycosyltransferase family 4 protein, producing the protein MACCLKHPPGWLRHFQSGLERSRSASPSAVPPGDGGVEQAARSAARIRLLVVGKDRPPLRYPKNVIFAGSMDDIENAYAAADLFAFLPIYEPSANVVFEALAAGLPVVTSSLNGASELIRNGVSGTVLADPSNADAVAEAIGYWFARRARPDALAGVDLSLERNVRETISVLELAAREKSR